A region of Saccharomyces kudriavzevii IFO 1802 strain IFO1802 genome assembly, chromosome: 14 DNA encodes the following proteins:
- the CPT1 gene encoding diacylglycerol cholinephosphotransferase (similar to Saccharomyces cerevisiae EPT1 (YHR123W) and CPT1 (YNL130C); ancestral locus Anc_2.138), giving the protein MGFFIPQSSLGNLKLYKYQSDDRSFLSNHFFKPFWRKFATIFPLWLAPNLVTLLGFCFIIFNVLTTLYYDPYLDQESPRWTYFSYAIGLFLYQTFDACDGMHARRTGQQGPLGELFDHCIDSINTTLSMIPVCSMTGMGYTHMTIFSQFTILCSFYLSTWEEYHTHKLYLAEFCGPVEGIITLCTSFIAVGIFGPQVIWHTRVAQFSWEDHVLEIETIHLMYAFCIGALIFNIVTAHGNVVKYYESQSDKSSTPNKAAENISKALNGLLPFFAYFSSIFTLVLIQPAFISLGLVSSIGFSVAFVVGRMIIAHLTMQPFPMLNFPFFIPTIQLFVYSFMVHVLDYQKEQIVLALVWMGFGLTLAIHGMFINDIIYDITTFLDIYALSIKHPKEI; this is encoded by the exons ATGGGGTTCTTTATTCCGCAGAGTAGTTTAGGAAACTTGAAGCTTTACAA ATATCAAAGTGACGATCGCTCTTTCctttcaaatcattttttcaagccTTTTTGGAGAAAATTTGCCACTATTTTTCCGTTATGGTTGGCCCCAAATCTGGTCACATTATTAGGGTTCTGCTTCATTATCTTTAATGTATTAACGACCCTTTATTATGACCCATATTTGGACCAAGAATCCCCCCGTTGGACTTATTTCTCCTACGCTATAGGGTTGTTCCTGTATCAAACATTTGATGCTTGCGATGGTATGCATGCACGACGCACAGGCCAGCAGGGTCCTCTAGGTGAATTGtttgaccattgtattGATTCAATCAATACGACGTTGTCAATGATCCCCGTATGTTCGATGACCGGTATGGGGTACACACACATGACTATTTTTTCACAATTTACAATATTGTGCAGCTTCTATTTGAGTACTTGGGAAGAATATCATACCCATAAGCTGTACTTAGCTGAATTTTGTGGCCCTGTAGAGGGTATCATCACTTTATGCACATCCTTCATCGCCGTTGGGATTTTTGGGCCCCAGGTCATCTGGCACACTAGAGTGGCACAGTTTTCATGGGAAGATCATGTACTTGAAATTGAGACTATCCATCTGATGTATGCATTTTGCATAGGTGCCTTGATTTTCAACATCGTTACAGCTCATGGAAACGTCGTTAAATACTATGAATCTCAATCGGACAAATCTTCAACTCCAAACAAGGCAGCAGAAAATATCAGTAAAGCTCTAAATGGTCTTTTACCATTCTTTGCATActtctcttcaatttttaCTTTAGTTCTGATTCAGCCagcttttatttctttggGCTTAGTTTCATCGATTGGTTTTTCGGTTGCATTCGTGGTTGGCCGCATGATCATTGCACATTTAACTATGCAACCGTTCCCAATGttaaattttccatttttcatccCAACAATCCAACTGTTCGTGTACTCATTCATGGTTCACGTTTTAGATTACCAAAAAGAGCAAATAGTCCTTGCTTTAGTTTGGATGGGGTTTGGTTTAACACTTGCTATTCATGGGATGTTCatcaatgatattatttacGACATAACTACATTTTTGGATATCTACGCTCTGTCAATTAAACACCCAAAGGAGATTTAA
- the TOM22 gene encoding Tom22p (similar to Saccharomyces cerevisiae TOM22 (YNL131W); ancestral locus Anc_2.137), translated as MVELTEIKDDVVQVDEPQFSGKEAIIEEKASAPNNDAADDDDESDSDFEDEFDENETLLDRIVALKDIVSPGKRQTISGFFSFTSSFVKNAFSKSGNLAWTLTTTALLLGVPLSLSILAEQQLIEMEKTFDLQGDANNILAQGEKDAPATVN; from the coding sequence ATGGTCGAACtaactgaaatcaaagacGATGTCGTTCAAGTAGACGAACCACAGTTTTCGGGAAAGGAAGCCATAATCGAGGAAAAGGCTTCCGCCCCAAACAATGACGCTGCggatgatgacgatgagtCTGACagtgattttgaagatgaatttgatgaaaatgaaacgtTATTGGACAGAATAGTTGCTCTGAAAGATATCGTTTCTCCAGGTAAGAGACAAACAATTTCAGgttttttcagcttcacTAGCTCCTTTGTGAAGAATGCTTTCTCCAAGTCTGGAAACCTTGCTTGGACTCTGACTACTACTGCGTTGTTACTTGGCGTtccattatcattatctaTACTTGCTGAACAACAGCTAattgaaatggaaaagacATTTGACTTACAAGGTGATGCTAATAATATATTGGCTCAAGGTGAAAAAGATGCTCCAGCAACTGTCAATTAA